The following DNA comes from Lemur catta isolate mLemCat1 chromosome 19, mLemCat1.pri, whole genome shotgun sequence.
GAGCTGGCGTGCAGTTGGCTTATGTCTCGGCTGAATTAATCTCAGAATAACCAGACAATTGCAGAcagtttttgttgaatgaatgaagaaacagatgaaggggctggggaagggttGGGAGTGAGGGACGAAGGCAGGACCAGGCGTTCCCACAGCTCCTGATAAGGCCTTCAGAAGACAGTGCTCAAAACATCATGCCACTCTTGCCTTCCGCTCACAGGGTTTCATAGCCCGGCTGGCGGGTGCCACAGTGAGCACCCAGACTCAGGGAACCTGGGGTGGCCAGAGAGAGTTTAGCAGttgcccctgccctgctcccttcAGCTGGACCCTCCCGAGCTCCCCAGGGTGGCAGGCAGGGTTGTTACCTGTGCAGAGCAGCAGTATTGCTGAGACCCAGCCCAGGTAGAAGGACCAGGAGAAGAAGGTCTGGATCTGGGGGTGTGGAGGCTGTCCCCACCGCTCACTGGTGTACACTGCCATGGCCACTGTCATGGAGAGAGCTGGGGACGAGGACAAGAGAGATGGCTCAGCCCCTCCACAGGAACTCACCGGCCCCCGATGCCTAAGGCCAGCCCAGAGTCCTTACCTGCAGCAAAGGCTGTGATGGTTGCGACAAGGGGGCCGCGGCCCGGGGCAGACAGTGAGGGGATGCAGGACAGGACCAGGAAGCCCACGGACACCAGTCCCCACAGGGCGGCCAGAATGCAAAAGCTCTGCGTCACGTGGATGTAGCCTGATCAGAGAGGAGACCCCTGAGTACCCGTCCCCACTGGGCCATCTCCTGACAGGACAGCCCGCTCCTCCTCACCTGCTACGGGGTCTCCGTGCTCCCTTGGCCAGAGGCCTGAGTGAGCTGAGGAGGTGGGTCCCATGGCCAAGAACCAGAAGTCGGTGCTCAAGGCAACCAGGGAGGACGTCAGGCCCAGGGAGCCAGCGAGCAGGGCCAGGGACCGGCAGGGCTCCATGGGGGTGAGCGCTGGGTTTCTGGGTCCTGAGGGGTGAAGAGGCTGCTGATCCAGACTCCTGAGTCtctgagagagaggaggaggctgtgCACCCGGACTCTTGGgtcccctgagctcaagcaagaGAAGCCAGCAAGCAGCAGGGGCAGCGAGGAGTCTGTGCGCCTTCAGACAAGCTGGTTAGGTTTCACGCAGTTCCCGGTAGCTAGCTCTTTCACACATCCTCCCTTCCTGGACTGCACAGACCAcgtcctccctcccctctttggGCCTGGTCCGCACCTAGTGTGTGGTCGGGGAGGGCCCTGAGGGTGTCAGATCATCAGTGGTTTAGGTGGTGGCTGAGAACTTGCCTCTCTGTCTCAGGTTCTATGCCTCCCACCCTTGGAGCCGTCAGCACCAGGGGGGCTTCCTGGAAGGGGTGAGAGGGAGGCTTGGGGGCCCAGAGGTGAGAGGTGGCGAATCAGGCTAGGGTGTGAGTTAAATGGGAGGGTAGATGTGGCCAGAGGGGACAGTTGGGGTTGTGTCATGCTTTCCTGTGGTTATACAACCTTCCATTCTGGGAGAAGAGGGCCCCAACTCTAGAGTTTCCACtaaaggagggggcagggggtcAGAACCCCTGGGGCTCGAAGAAGAAAGGGGCCTAAACTTCAGgtcctgggggaggaaggggcagatAGGGAGCTCAGCCTCTTGGGTCCCTGGTGGGAGCATTTGCTCAGGGCAGGCACACGGTAGAGAATTGCAATTCCTAAAGCGTGTGGAGAGGAAGACATGCCCACATCCTCATCCGATAATTGAGTTCAGAGGCAGATCTGCTTGGGGTGGGGCCTCCAGTGTGGTGGGCCACGTCACCAGGGTCCAGATGCCTGGGGGTGGAAAGGGGGGACAAGAGTGTGAAAGCAGGATCCTCTAGCCTTCCAAGCACTAGCCTTCTCCACCCACACCCACGTCACTTCACCTGTGAGCAGGTATAGTGAAGGTGCCACAGCCCAGGTAGAAGGCCCAGGAAAACGTGACCTCTGTGAAGTgggacagagctgggaagagGACCTCTGTCATGAAGATGAACTGGGCCAGCACTCCCGGGACTGCTGGTGAATGGGGAGAACTGGAAATGACCCAGGAGGCTGGGTCCTCTCCTTTATTGGAGACTCCATTCGGCAGGCCCCCACACCTCCCCAGCCAGGCAACGGCCACTGTGAGAACATGTGCATGAGGACAGGCTCCCCGAGGTGGGCAGAGGCCATGAGCACAGGAGCACCAGCACAGAAATGGCGTGGCCAGGGCACTGGTGAGGCTTCAGACAGTCTGGGTCACAGTGTGTGGTGAGTAGAGGGTCAGAGCACAGAGCCCATCTGTGACCTTGATTCCAtccttaaccccaaacctaatTTCCTCCCCAAACCTAATCTCAAACCCATTTGCAACCACAAATTCAACCCACTCCCATCCCCGGACTTAACCCCATTCTCATTACCCAGCCCAATTCCATTCCCAACCCCATTCTCAACCCCAGCTCTAACTCCCAATTTAACCCCATCCCCATCCTCAAATCTAGTTCCATTCTCATTCTCAAACCCAACCCCATTGTCATTCCCAAACTGAACTACAAACTCAACTCTGTCCTTAACCCCAGCTCCAACATAAATATAAACCCATCCCTATCCACAAATCTAACCTCATTCTCATTCCCAGACCCAACCCCTCTGTTCTTTGGACTCCCAGTCTAAACCCAGCTCATCCTCATTCCCATCCTCCACCTGACTCCAGCCCCAGTCctgcttttttcttcattcttctcccCAACCCCTATAATTCCTACCTAATCCCGACCATTTtcatcctcctcccacctgcagaTCCAAGCCTGTAACCCTGCTTCTCATCTCCCCAGGTCGGTCCCACCACCAACACCACACCTATGCACCATGCACACAGGGGACCTGTGCCTGGTCTCCACATGCGTAGGCATCACAGGCTGACCACAGGCCCAGACTCTTGGTGCCTGCTGGCACACACACCTCAGACCAAGGCTACCCGAATGCACCTTGAAGATGGAGTTGCCTCACAGGACCTGCATCTGCTTTCACAACCAGGTGTGGTCTAGGCTTGCCAGGGGGAAAACCCAGGCCTCCTTCTGATGCTTTTCCTTGGAGCTAATGTCCCCGCTTGACCACGCTGTCCAAACTGTTGGTTTCCTTAAGTCTTTACCAGTCTTGCCCAAGCGCTGCCAGTTTTTCCAAATCACCCCGGGTCTTTTCCATCTTTCTCCAGCCCCTTCCAACCTCTCCCAGGATTGGAATCGCCTCAGCAGCCCCCAACTGCCACAGAACACCCCTGATATCATTGTAGGGGGCTCCTGAGGCTCTGCCAGCCCTGAGGCCCACCCTGACCACCCAGAGACCTGGTCTTTATTCTGTTGTTATTGGTTCTGTCCTCCAAGCTGACGCCCCCACCCCACAGTCCCaaggccccacccccaggctgggaCCCTCCTCCCATACCCCTACCCCGATTAGTTTTTCCTGGGCCCTCCTTTACTTGGCCTACTCCAAAGTGTCTCTCCTTCTACCACTTCCCGCACGTTCTTTCAGATCTCAAGAACTTTAAGGCAGGAATGAGATCTGATTAATTTCAGAGCCCCCAACTTTGGGAGTATACATTGCACAGACAAATAAGACCCTCATCCTCAGTGAACCTACATTCTGTTTCCATTCTGTTAAAGACCGAATGCTGTTTGTAAACAGTTACTATGGAAGGCACCATCATCTCTGTCAAGGCCCACTCTATTAGCATTGAATGTGATCTGGTGTAATGACAAAAAGATACTAAATCTCAATCAGTATCATTAGAGTAGACCccaataagtaatattttatgtaagccAATCAATATCACTATCAGTTGGCCTGAATAAATATTGattgttcaacaaatattcttttgactgattaccatgtgccaggtgctgtctGGTAAGCACTGGTGAGCTCTAGGTGACCAAAAACAGACACAAATTTCTGCCTTGACGGTATCTACATTCCAgctggagagacagacaataatatatctaagaaaaatattgtatttgtgaaaagtgctgtggagaaacaaaagcagggaaggggaagagggaataAATATGTTGTGGCTTTAGATGGGGTAGCCAGGGGCACTTCACTGAAAAGGTGActtttgagcaaagacctgaaagaCATTTGAGAGGAATGGTCCAGGCAGAGGTGGACACATGCCAGGACCAGCAAGGAGGCCAGCAGGGCTGGAGCAAGAGTGAGTGGGCAGGAAGGGATTTTGCCTAAAGAAACGTCTGGCCCTTGCCCAACTCCTGGAAGGGAACCCCTAAACCCTTGGAATGTCCTGCCTGGTAAGATTGTGTTTGTTTACCTGGGGGCCGTGGGTCATCCCAGGTAGTTAATGCTAACACCATGATTTATAGTGGGGCCTTGGGCCACTGTATCGGTTTGACCTCTGGGGGGATGGAGGCTGAGTGGCTGAGGTCAGCCACACAGGTGCTCCATGCCTATGAGAATGCCCCCTGGTAAAAACCATGGACACCAAGGCTCAGGTGAGCTTCCTTGGTTGGAAGTACCATGCATATTGCCATACATCATTGCTGGGAGAAGTAAACACTGTCAGCACAACCGCACTGGGACAAGACCACTGGAAACTCACACCTGGTCTCTTCTGACTCTTCTGCCCTGTGCACCTTTTCCCTTTACTGAATTTAATCTGTATCCTTTTGCTGCAATAAAACTTAACTGTGAGTATAACAGCTTTGCAGAGTTCTGTGAATCCTTCTAGTGAATCATCAGACCTGAAGGTGATCTTAGAGACCCCTGAACTGAAGTCAGAGAGTTAATGGGTGCCAGAGTGTGTGACATCTcgcacaacatggatgaacttcagcTATTTATGTGAGATGGGAACCACTGGAGGGCTcagagcagaggagtgacatgatttgAATCATGTTTTAACAAAACTCCCTCCAGCAGCTGTATAGGGTACATGCTACAGGGGGTTGGGGGAAGCAGGGAGGCTACTTAGGAGGCCGTGGCAATAAGTCAGGTGAATGACGACTGTGGATGAGCGAGGAGTCAAGTTCTGAATACATCTTTAAGGTGTTTGCTGATGGATCAGATGTTGGAtgtgaaagaaagacagaaactgATGATGATCCCAGAGTTGTTGGCTTGAGCAGCTGGATAAAAACAGGTGTCATTTCCTAAGTTGGGGCAGACCATGGGAAGAGCACTTGGGTGTGTGCAAGAGAGATTGGGAACTTATTTTTAGATGTGAAATTTGAGTTGCCTCCTCTTTTCAAGTGGAAATGTTGAATAAGTTGAGGCTATGAGTCTGGAGTTATAATTATAACATCATTATTATTGCTAGAGTGAGTCCCTATAAATAGGATTACTGGAATAAATACCTCTATATAAATAGGCTTCAATAAATTGTTAGGGAAGCCTCCAATTGCCATTATTATTAGAGAAAGCCCctataaatatattgttatttgaGGAGGccccaataaatattattttagagactAAGCCTCTATTAACATAAGTTATTAACATAGACTGTAATAAATAGTCTTATTATAATCAACTTTGCAAATAGTATTAGTATTTTGATAGACATTAGTAAACCTCAGCAGCTGCCATCAGTCTGTTGAATGCACTGATAAATGAGTGCATGAAGAGAAGGTCATGGTCATGAACAGAGTGTGAAGAGGCAGGCAGGTGCTGGAGGTGAAGGCTGGAGCAATGGTGCCTCTAGCTGGAGGGGCCCatcccaggaggggaggggagaggaggtcGGGGAGAGCTGACTGGAAAtggtggagggtgggcagggaggttTTTtcagagagatttttatttacattatccTATGCATCAGATTTCCTAGAAGCTGAACTGTAGTTAACTCCTGGGCAGGGACTCTGATTAATTTCTGTTCCCATCGCTGCAAGAACTGGGCAGGTTGGGCCTCCATAATACAGCACCCTGTCCCACACCCATCACACTCACACCTCTTTCTCCTCACCCCAGTCCCTCAAGGATTCACACTTTATAGTTTCACGTCAGTTTTATTTGACCCCAAAACATTTCTCTAATGGATATTACATTTTTCTAACAACTTGCCTGGCAGATGGGGACTTGGGTCTCCTTAACTCCCTCCTGCCAGGCCctattctccctccttcccacttaGGACACAGGAGTCTGGGGCTGTCACCCAGAGTCCAGGCCCGAGCCCCCTCATGCCCCCAGGAACCAGGATTTCAGGCCTCTagaccctccccctcctctccagtgacctcattttaacttccGGATGAAGTTGGGGAATACATCAGGGCTCAGCGGGGAGTGGACAGGCGCCGACATTCATGCATCCGGTAGGCACACATGTAGAAAATCCCTGCATGAGAAGAGATCACAGTTGGTCCCCCAGGGCCCTCCTAACCCCTGTTTCCCCCCACAAGAGACCCCAGCACCACACTCCCTTTCTCCTTGGGTATCCATGTCCCCAGACTCTTTGGACTTCGggtctgcctc
Coding sequences within:
- the NKG7 gene encoding protein NKG7, whose protein sequence is MEPCRSLALLAGSLGLTSSLVALSTDFWFLAMGPTSSAHSGLWPREHGDPVAGYIHVTQSFCILAALWGLVSVGFLVLSCIPSLSAPGRGPLVATITAFAAALSMTVAMAVYTSERWGQPPHPQIQTFFSWSFYLGWVSAILLLCTGSLSLGAHCGTRQPGYETL